The Oncorhynchus mykiss isolate Arlee chromosome 5, USDA_OmykA_1.1, whole genome shotgun sequence DNA window tacagtgccttgcgaaagtattcggcccccttgaactttgcgaccttttgccacatttcaggcttcaaacataaagatataaaactgtattttttgtgaagaatcaacaacaagtgggacatgaagtccaatcatgaagtggaacgacatttattggatatttcaaactttaacaaatcaaaaacggaaaaattgggcgtgcaaaattattcagcccccttaaattaatattttgtagtgccaccttttgctgcgattacagctgtaagtcgcttggggtatgtctctatcagttttgcacatcgagagactgaaattttttcccattcctccttgcaaaacagctcgagctcagtgaggttggatggagagcatttgtgaacagcagttttcagttctttccacagattctcgattggattcaggtctggactttgacttggccattctaacacctggatatatttatttttgaaccattccattgtagattttgctttatgttttggatcattgtcttgttggaagacaaatctccatcccagtctcaggtcttttgcagactccatcaggttttcttccagaatggtcctgtatttggctccatccatcttcccatcaattgtaaccatcttccctgtccctgctgaagaaaagcaggcccaatccatgatgctgccaccaccatgtttgacagtggggatggtgtgttcagctgtgttgcttttacgccaaacataacgttttgcattgttgccaaaaagttccattttggtttcatctgaccagagcaccttcttccacatgtttggtgtgtctcccaggtggcttgtggcaaactttaaacaacactttttatggatatctttaagaaatggctttcttcttgccactcttccataaaggccagatttgtgcaatatatgactgattgttgtcctatggacagagtctcccacctcagctgtagatctctgcagttcatccagagtgatcatgggcctcttggctgcatctctgatcagtcttctccttgtatgagctgaaagtttagagggacggccaggtcttggtagatttgcagtggtctgatactccttccattttaatATTATCGCTTGGACAGGGCtgcttgggatgtttaaagcttgggaaatctttttgtatccaaatccggctttaaacttcttcacaacagtatctcggacctgcctggtgtgttccttgttcttcatgatgctctctgcgcttttgacggacctctgagactatcacagtgcaggtgcatttatacggagacttgattacacacaggtggattgtatttatcatcattagtcatttaggtcaacattggatcattcagagatcctcactgaacttctggagagagtttgctgcactgaaagtaaaggggctgaataattttgcacgcccaatttttcagtttttgatttgttaaaaaagtttgaaatatccaataaatgtcgttccacttcatgattgtgtcccacttgttgttgattcttcacaaaaaaatacagttttatatctttatgtttgaagcctgaaatgtggcaaaaggtcgcaaagttcaagggggccgaatactttcgcaaggcactgtacaaaggAAGCATTTGTGTTTCATGAGTCAGAttggaggcagtagggatgaccagggatggtctcctgataagtgtgtgaattggacaatttttctgcccggctaagcattcaaaatgtaagaagtacttttgggtgtcagggaaaatgtatgtcataaaaagtacattattttctttaggaatacagtgaagtaaaagcaaaagaccttagtgatcactgttttacagcctgtgttcataatggctgctcagtgaaacgacctgtcctgatttgtcatagacgcttgctaaaaaactttaatgagcaagccttccttcatgaactggcctctgtaaaatggtttAGAATCAGCTTGATTCCTCTGTCGAAGaagcttggaccttcttttttgaaatgttcagtggtattgttaacaaatacgcccccataaagaaaatgagaattaaaaaccgTTTccgcccctggttcgaccgtgaccTTGCAGAGTTAATCCACCTCAAGAATTGAATTTgacgaaaggctcggcacacgcacactcagaccattccattcttgtgggccgccTAAGGAACTACCTCtttcaaagagtgcagtgtatgaaGTCAGAAAATctcctgtctcagccactgctCAATCCTAGGCcacacgctcttctcaatttacattaaCAAcacagctcaggcagtaggaagctctctcatccatttatatgcagatgatacagtcttatactctgCTGGCCCCTccatggattttgtgttaaattctcttctacaacaaagctttcttagtgtccaacaagctttctctacccttaaccttgttatgaacacctccaaaacattgcccaataatgtttgtaccatgtttttgtgctgctaccatgttgtgttgctaccatgctgtgttgctgccttgttatgttgttatcttaggtctttctttatgtattgttgtgtctctcttgttgtgatgtgtgttttgtcctaaatttatattctattttttttttcaatccaAGGCCCGTCCCGCAGGTATCCtttggccttttggtaggccgttattgtaaataagaatttgttcttatctgacttgcctagttaaataaacaattatatttaaaaaatagggTTAAGGGGAAtagtgtgtccccacaaggttagttgtacgtgagtgtgtgtgtgtgtgtgagtgagtgcatagagtgagtgtgcatagaagggtcaatgcagatagtcatTGTAGCCATtgtgttagctatttagcagtcttatggctttgggatagaagctgttcagatggctgttggtgtcagacttgatgctcAGGTACAGCTTGCCGTTCATAAGCGACGGTGAACAGTCGATGGCTTGAGTGGCTGAAATCTTTAACAATTTTCTGGGCCAATCTTTCACacagcctgatatagaggtcctggatggcagggagctcggccccagtgatgtactaggctgtccgcaccaccctctgtagcgccatgcgatcgaGACCGGTGCAGTTGCCATAATAAGTAATgctgcagccagtcaagatgctctcaatggtgcagctgtagaacttcttAAGGATTTGAGTAGACCCTTGATAAAGTATAATTTGACAGGAGTCATCAGAATAAAAAAGAAGCCTCATTCTTAACCACCAACTGTATATATTATCACTGATATAGCCTAGCTATGTAGGCCTATTACTACTGTAATGGAATGCCATGAACATAGTAGTACAGTTTACATTGGCGTCAGTGAACTCCTCCCCTTCTGCAGAGCCAGGAAGATCCCCTCTTCCTGCGTTCGGTTGGAGACTGACAGCCAAGGCATTGTCTCGCTCATTGGGATACAGGGAAAAAAAGGGACGAGCAAACACTACAACCAACAGCTGAAACGCTAGACCAGGAATATATCGCAATTAAATTGGAGTCAATACGATTCTAAAGACATGGGTAACAGAGATGATGAGTACGATTTCTTGTTCAAAGGTAAACTAACTGTCATCCATTTCTACCCACCTAGCTGTAGCTAGCTGCCTTTTGTGGTAGCTACAACAAATATAATTTGTCTGATTTTGTCAATTACGTAGGTGCCGTTAGAGGTAGCACCCACAATGTATTTTATTATAACAGATTGTTTTAGAATGTCCAGATAGATTTAGCAAGCCTCCATCTGATCTGGTGGATTGCTAATTCTTAGTTTGTCGCATTGTGTTGACAAATGCACAGCTCTAACTTGTCTAACGACAGAGGTTTTCTCAGGTCTCGTTCCTTTATAACACCATCATCATACTCAAAAGGTGCTGGCCAGCAACATGCAGATTTCTAAAAATACAAATCATAGCTAGGATTCTTTTCACAAAGTGTACCAAAGGTCAAACCTGAAATGGGTGATTCATTAAGTCATTGTAATTTTTTATTCGTTGTATATGTAACTTATAGGTAATACCCATACAGAATATGCCTAATAGAAATACTGTTATATTTGTTCATCCCATAAACAGTTTGCTTACATTATGTGACTGACAGTATGCGATGAAGCTGAACATGACCATCCCTGATAACAGACTGCCCATTTAATTGTATCAGACAAGAATGGGATAATGAGCAGGAAGGAAGTCCCCGGCACAAGAAACCACATTTGTCAAAATCTTACAGATACCCATTTATTACCCTACTGATGAGTTACTGTTATATGTTTCAATCCCACAGAAGCACACCACATCTGTTATCAATCTAGTGTAGTATACAGCAATATTCAAAATGATACATTCCAAATGACACTTAAAACATGATAATATAAAATGTGATATAATGGATTCAGTGGGCGAATCATTGGAGAagacaggaaaggaagagaggccCTCTGAAAGTGTCAACTCAGGTTTCCCAGTAGGAACAGGTTCTCAGCTTCCTGCAGCATGACTTCAGAAGGACAAAGTTCACAACGTTTTCCTCCACTAAAGAGACAGAGCAGCGCTTTATACTCATTTAACCACTTTATTTCTATTAAGAATGCTTTTCTGTTGTTTTCGTCATCTTGACAACGCCATGCAAACAGCAGTATTCAATCAATGAACATATTGTCTTTCCAAAGCATTTAAAGAAGTCAGACATGCACTGATCCATTTGATTATAACCATTTTCTTAAGTAATCCACTTGGTCTACTTGGTTTTGGTAATTGGTTTACTGTATATGATCTATTATGTGGTCTAACATTTTCCACTGTACTGAACATACAGCAGCAGCCTGTCATTTCGGtattaaatgtgtgttttgttgccAGTGGTGCTGATCGGAGACTCTGGTGTGGGGAAGAGTAACCTACTGTCCCGTTTCACACGGAATGAGTTCAACCTGGAGAGCAAAAGCACCATCGGTGTGGAATTCGCCACCCGCAGCATCCAGGTGGACGGCAAGATGATAAAGGCCCAGATCTGGGATACAGCTGGACAGGAGCGCTACAGAGCCATCACCTCAGCGTGAGTGGAGGAGGGAGCTCACTGCTCAATAATATTAAGGACGCTTGTCTTGCTGTAACCTGCCCTTTATGGAACTAGCATATTTTGATAGTACTGAaaccattttgtgaaatctttcTCTATCTTAGTCTCACAACCTATAACCTCCTATCCTCCCTGCTCTGTTCCAATCAGGTACTACCGGGGGGCGGTGGGGGCTCTCCTAGTGTACGACATTGCCAAGCATCTAACCTATGAAAACGTGGAGCGCTGGCTGAAGGAGCTGAGGGATCATGCTGATAACAACATCGTCATCATGCTGGTGGGCAACAAGAGTGACCTGCGCCACCTCAGGGCAGTGCCCACAGACGAGGCTCGCGCCTTCGCAGGTAAACTACAAAAACACTAGAGTAGATGACAGCTCACTCTGGGGACAAAGAAGACACCCCTGTTTGTCTCAACTCAatcttttctctttttctccctcagaAAAGAATACGCTATCATTTATTGAGACCTCAGCTTTGGACTCCACTAATGTAGAAGAGGCGTTCAAGAACATCCTCACAGGTAATGGGCAGGGGCCACTACACAAGGCTATTTACATTAGTTAGTTTCAAGTCAAATTGTTTGATTTCTTACACATGAATGGAATGGCATATTTAATAATGAGTAActgatttatttgtattttctcCACAGAAATCCACCGAATCGTATCACAGAAGCAGATAGCTGACAGATCAGCACATGACGAGTCTCCAGGCAACAATGTAGTGGACATCAGTGTCCCCCCCACCACCGATGGGCA harbors:
- the LOC110524234 gene encoding ras-related protein Rab-11B, with protein sequence MGNRDDEYDFLFKVVLIGDSGVGKSNLLSRFTRNEFNLESKSTIGVEFATRSIQVDGKMIKAQIWDTAGQERYRAITSAYYRGAVGALLVYDIAKHLTYENVERWLKELRDHADNNIVIMLVGNKSDLRHLRAVPTDEARAFAEKNTLSFIETSALDSTNVEEAFKNILTEIHRIVSQKQIADRSAHDESPGNNVVDISVPPTTDGQKNKLPCCQSL